The Bacillus sp. NEB1478 genome contains the following window.
AACGAATCGCCAAATTAGTACAGTTTGATGAAGTCTTTTTAAAACGATTTCAAACCTTTACCCAAACCAAGCGCCCAACACAAATGGTTTTTCAAGAAGACATTGATTCGTTAAGATTTCAAAAACTTTCTTATTTTTCCCAATCTTCTATTGATAAAAATACTATCACATTGTTTGGAGAAAAATTAACGGGGTTTCAAATACCTTGGATAGCCTTTCTGACTGGAAATGTTTCTATACGAAAAGAACTTCTACAAACTGCCGGTCAATTTGACGAGACATTCAACGGATGGGGATTCGAGGATTGGGAGCTTGGTTATCGAATTTATAAATTAGGTGCAACATTTGCCTATAGTCAAAATGTTGCAAGTTATCATCAGGAACATCCTGTAACGGATCATCGTAATTGGGAGGCATCCCTAAAAAACTTTTATCTATTCCAAGAAAAACATCCAGATATCGATGTTTTGGTAATTGCATTTATTTTAATGGGGCAATTTGATCGATTGGAAATCGATGAGATTTTAAAACAATATAAAAGACTGGAAAAGGAATACCCCAATCAATTTTCCAATTTTAAAGATTCCATTCCAGCATTATTGAAGTCTGCTTCGAAGATGACTGCTTCGAAATTTTTGATAGAAGGTAATCCAATTAAAAACCTGTTTGTAAGATCCAAAAGTCATCACAGAAAAGAACTAACCCAGTCTGATCGAAATACTGTTAAATCTCTAGGAACATTCGACAAATTAGTTTGTGCCTTTGATTTTTTAAGCGGTCTATAAAAATTTGTCGCTTTTTCATATAATTTCAACATAAACAAGGAGCCTTCCATAACAGGAAGGCTCTTTACTCACTGTTATATCTGTTAATCTAATCTTTCCTTACAAGCAGTGAACAGCACTCCACATGACCGGAGTGTATGTGATAAAACATAGGATGTTGTTGAGGAAAGTCTGTGCTTTTGAACGTATATAAATAACATTGCTATAGACTGTAAAGGTAATGAAAAAATTCGAATAAACTTTATTTATGATAATAATTATGAGGATCATGTGAAATGTTCGTTTAACCATAAGGTCGATGCTGCTATAAATTTTTCGGAAGCAGGCGGCAGATTTTTGAATGATATCGCACCAATTCCAATAGAGGAAATTGCTCGATCATCTGAAAAAGGTATTTTTCTTACTCCATCAGGAAGATTGTGCAATGCAATGTCTGGTAGAATCGCTACACCCAGCGAGTTTTTTACCATAGAGATAACAGACTGTTCATCCTTTAAATGAAAAGCAATATCAGGAGAAAGTTTATTGGATTTCAATATGTTATGTATTATTTTTAGGGAAGAATTTTGAAGAATCAGCTTCTCTTCCTTCAGTGAAATTGGGTTTATTGAATTTTCAGAACCAAGATGGTGATTTTCCGGCACAATACAGAAAAATGCTTCTCGTTTTAAATGGAGAACCTCCAGATCGGGAGCAGGCATCATTAAAAAACCAAAATCTACTAACCCTTGAGAAATCCACAGAGAGATTTCCTCCTGGTTCCCCTCGACAATGTTTAATTTAATATGCGGATATTGTTCCATGAATTTTTTTAATATTCCAGGAAGCCATAAAGCAGAAATAGATGAAAATGTACCGATTCTAACTGTACCTACTTCTAGCCCTTTTATTTCTGCAGCCTCCTGAAACATTTTTTCATTTAAATATATAATCTCCCTAATATATAACAACATTCGCTCCCCGTTTATAGTTAGCTTGATGCCTGCTTTATTACGGGTTAATAAGGAAAACCCAAGTTCTTTTTCCAAGCTGGAAATGGCATGACTTACCCCTGATTGGGAAATGCTAAGCGATTCACTTGCTTTTGTTAAGCTGCCAAGTTCTACTACAGTATTAAAAATTTCATATTTGCCTATCGACAATTCTATCCCTCTTTATATTAGTTTTATTCATAATATAACATATTAAATGAATCATTTTCATCATATTTCGACAAATAGTGAGTCTGCACAAATCAGTCTTCCACCTTGTAAGATTATTTTATTTAATTACTACATACTCCATTTACATGATGTTTTTATTTCTAGAAACAAAAGCTGATATGAAATATGTACAAGTTAGTGCATGGAAGCATACAAATCACATCAGATGTGTATGCTCTTATTTCTAAAAAGATAAAAAAAGACACAATGGATGTATATGAAGAGTATAAAAGATGTATTAAAGTGAATTTATATTGGTCCATTTTTGATCGAACAGCAATAGACTTGTAATTTTTTTAATGGACTAAGATAAGAAAAACCCCTGACACCAATGGTGTCAGGGGTTTTCAGGCTTTAGAACAAGCTATGTATTGTTCGCGTTCCCAAGGGTGAACTTGTGTAAGGAACATATACAACGTGTTTTTAAAAGCACAAATACGTGCTAATACCCTATAAAATCAATACTTCTAAAAATAAGTGTGTATTAAAATAAATCAAAGTTGATACTTTTGTGTGTAAAATGTGGGTGATTTGGTGGGTGGAATTGTATCTGAAATTACACATCATACTTCTTCCACAATCGCACCCTTTAGTTGAAGTACGGGTTTTTCATTTTTTTGATTTTTGGTATCTTGCTAGGCATAAATTTC
Protein-coding sequences here:
- a CDS encoding glycosyltransferase family 2 protein → MGIKVSIIIPSYNRYPQNLLTLYSLQNQTFDPSKMEVILVDDGSNDDTFQIPKIFHPLFLFKFIRCEKNTGRSRARNIGIEKANGEIIVFLDAEMIVNPDFVQNHYDYHQSYKKMVLTGALGYHSMFSFIFPQFNKVELKRIAKLVQFDEVFLKRFQTFTQTKRPTQMVFQEDIDSLRFQKLSYFSQSSIDKNTITLFGEKLTGFQIPWIAFLTGNVSIRKELLQTAGQFDETFNGWGFEDWELGYRIYKLGATFAYSQNVASYHQEHPVTDHRNWEASLKNFYLFQEKHPDIDVLVIAFILMGQFDRLEIDEILKQYKRLEKEYPNQFSNFKDSIPALLKSASKMTASKFLIEGNPIKNLFVRSKSHHRKELTQSDRNTVKSLGTFDKLVCAFDFLSGL
- a CDS encoding LysR family transcriptional regulator, whose product is MSIGKYEIFNTVVELGSLTKASESLSISQSGVSHAISSLEKELGFSLLTRNKAGIKLTINGERMLLYIREIIYLNEKMFQEAAEIKGLEVGTVRIGTFSSISALWLPGILKKFMEQYPHIKLNIVEGNQEEISLWISQGLVDFGFLMMPAPDLEVLHLKREAFFCIVPENHHLGSENSINPISLKEEKLILQNSSLKIIHNILKSNKLSPDIAFHLKDEQSVISMVKNSLGVAILPDIALHNLPDGVRKIPFSDDRAISSIGIGAISFKNLPPASEKFIAASTLWLNEHFT